The DNA sequence CACCCGGCAGGCCGCAGGGGACAATGGCGGCAAAGCCCGAGAGGTCGGCGGCGACGTTCAGGGCGAAGCCGTGCCAGCTGACCCAGCGGCGCACGCCGACGCCGATCGAGGCGATCTTCTCTCCCGCCACCCAGACCCCGGTCTTGCCGGCGATGCGCTCCCCGACCAGGCCGAAGGCGGCGAGAGCGTCGATGAGGGTTGCCTCCAGCAGCCGCAGATACCGGTGGAGGTCGCGTCCCCGCGGCTCCAGGTCGATGATGGGGTATCCCACCAACTGCCCCGGGCCGTGGAAGGTGACGTCGCCGCCGCGGCCGACCCGCTCCAGATCGATGCCGCGGCGGGCCAGTTCGGCGGCGGGCAGCAGCAGGTTCGCCTCACTGGCGCCCCGGCCGAGGGTGACGACCGGCGGGTGTTGCAGGAGAATGAGGATGTCCTCTGCTTCCCGCCGCCGTCGTTCGAGCAGGGTTTCCTGCAGGGCGAGGGCGCTGCGGTAGGCGAGGGAACCGGGCCGCAGGGTGCGAAAACGGCTCTCGCTGACGGCGGCCGGGGCAACGGTCTGGCCGCTGTCGTTCATCCTCCGGATCAGTCCTCCCAGTGGATGCAGGCCACCGGGCAGGTGTCGATCGCTTCCTGAATCTTGTCCTCGGAGGCGCCGGCCGCATCGTAAACTTCGGCGAGGCCGTCCTCGTTCATGCGGAACACCTCGGGGACGGTGTCGACGCAGAGATTGCAGCTGATGCAGACATCCTGGTCGACGTACGGTTTCTTCGCCATGACTCTCTCCTGTTCAGATTTTTTCGAAGTTGCTCTTGTCGGCGCCGCACAGCGGGCAGACCCAATCGTCCGGAATGTCGGCAAAGGCTGTGCCGGCAGCGACGCCGTTGCCCGGGTCGCCTTCGGCGGGGTCGTAGATATAGTCGCAGATCATGCAGCGGTACTTGTCCATCGGTTCCTCCGTGTTTTTTCGATTAATGTCCGGCCGGTAAACGGCCCATCCATTCTAGACGATTTCTTCGCGCTGGCAAGAGAGCGATTCAGCTCCCGTCCTGATTATTCCGTGGCGACCGGCGGCCGCACCGCCGTCCGTTCCGGAACGATCTTGACGAAGCGGGTGCGGCAGGCGGCGAGGACCTGCTCCACCCAGTCGGCTTCTTCGGTCTGGTGCGAGTGGAGCAGCTCCCGGTGGTACTGCAGCAGCAGTTCGCCGATGGCGGCGACGTCCTCCTCCTCGAGGTCGCGGATCTCGACCTCGGCGCCGCGGGCCAGCCGCCGGCGCAGCGCCTCCCGGGTCAGCCCCATCCCGGTGTCGAGGTGGCAGTAGACCGTCCCGCCGGTCATTCCCGAGCAGAGCCAGGGTCCGGGATCTCCCAGCACGACCACCCGGCCGGCGGTCATGTACTCGAAGGCGAATCCCTTGAGATTGGCGCCGGCGGCCAGGTGGACCTGGTCGGCGGCGAGCGGCTGGCGGATGCGGCCGCCGAGGACGACATCGGCTCCCGAGAGACGGATGCAGGCCCGGCTGTCGGCGTCCCCCTGGATGAGGAAGGTCCCCCCCTGGGCGCCGTAGGCGAGCCCCTTGCCGACGGCGCCGCCGACGCGCAGGCCGTTGCGGTTCTCCCCCTTGAGGACGACGATCTTGCCGCCGCCGGCCCCCTTGCCGACGCCGTCCTGGGCACCCCCCTCGACCCGGATGTGGATGGGCGGGATGTTGAAGGCTCCCAGGCCG is a window from the Desulfuromonadales bacterium genome containing:
- the lipB gene encoding lipoyl(octanoyl) transferase LipB; translation: MNDSGQTVAPAAVSESRFRTLRPGSLAYRSALALQETLLERRRREAEDILILLQHPPVVTLGRGASEANLLLPAAELARRGIDLERVGRGGDVTFHGPGQLVGYPIIDLEPRGRDLHRYLRLLEATLIDALAAFGLVGERIAGKTGVWVAGEKIASIGVGVRRWVSWHGFALNVAADLSGFAAIVPCGLPGVRMTSLERLLGQPVPLPQVEEEIIRSFAKVFVSRYVGEYVAIRPEEKARLA
- a CDS encoding rubredoxin, which encodes MDKYRCMICDYIYDPAEGDPGNGVAAGTAFADIPDDWVCPLCGADKSNFEKI
- a CDS encoding ferredoxin gives rise to the protein MAKKPYVDQDVCISCNLCVDTVPEVFRMNEDGLAEVYDAAGASEDKIQEAIDTCPVACIHWED